The Branchiostoma lanceolatum isolate klBraLanc5 chromosome 3, klBraLanc5.hap2, whole genome shotgun sequence DNA segment ACATCCGGGACTTCATCGATGCCTTCCTGTTGGAACAGCAGCACGCCGGTGGAGAGCATGCGCAGTCCAGCTTCACAGACGAACAGCTACAAGAGGTCAGTCGTCTGTTGACATAGGTGTTGATCATTTGCTTGTGTTAAAACAGTAATGATACAGGCAACTTGGCAAATGCATTCTTCAACAGTTGAACATCATATGTATGATcaattgatgaaaaaattaaGCAGACTATAGTATTTAAACATTTAGAAGTATTTGCATTGATGTAAACAAACGACACAAACAACTTTAAATAGTAAAATGATAATGGTAAGTAAGGATCACATTGGACAGATTTGGATAATAGGTAGGTGTGAAGCAAGGAATCTTGAAAATAGTTTATGGCATATTTGCTATTTaaaaaataggaaaaaaatgtttgatgtaTGATTGAGTCAAATTGGTCTGTTGCATACGCCAATCAAACTGCCATATATAAATGTCTCCAATGATTATATATAAAATCTTAAATCATTGCTATCGTATCTATCTACAGCTGGTACTGGACCTGTTTCTGGCTGGTACGGAGACCACCTCCACCGCCCTGGACTGGGCCCTGCTGTACATGCTGCTGTATCCGGATATACAGGAAAAGGCAAGTTTATCTGCGTTCGCCAAATTCTTCAAATGTCCGTGTATTGTTTTAATCATTGTTTCTACTTGTTATAATCCAAACAAACAGGAAAGGGCATGTTTAGTATTGTTTGGGTGCAACCAGTACGCTACAATTTTTATGTCACTTTAAACAgagaactagagttaagtatttgtgctacacttaaggtttgctatgttagtttagcgatatCGTGGTATTTCTATAAATAtcaattggtattgaatttttctttttatttgagttgaatgtgtgatggttgtgtgccgatttgtcaAAAATAGAGAGCACGCTAGCGACTCAAataaacacccctcccaatgaaatggtatggctaccctgctacgtcacaaaatcaagatggcggccaccacacatgccgaaaccagcaaaggttttgctacctgcctgcctgcctacgtgctcaggtcAGCAACTGGCCCCTTACTTTTGCTACTAATTTGCTAAAAATCTATGGAAATCCCCAAATAGGTGCACGAAGAGATCGACTCTGTCCTGGGACAGGCTGTTCCGTCCTACGCCCTCCGGGACAAGATGCCCTACACAACAGCGACCCTAGCGGAAGTGCACCGTATCAACACTGTTGTACCCCTCAGCATTCCCCATTCTCCATCCTCGGAGACGGCTCTCAACGGTTATACCATCCCAGCAGGCACCAACATCTTGGTAAGATATCGATATCTGTGGCAAATTTGAACTGTGTAGCAAAATCTATGAATCCTCATaaccgtttttttttcattccagcAAGGTTGTTTAGCGATTGCCCAATGCAAATGACACACTGTACAAATGAATTTGACGATTGGTGTCTTTATGCGACAATGTACGTTGAATACAGACAAATAGgaacaaaaaaagaattgaataAGACAGGTGTAGTTGGAAGACTACGCCTCAATTTCCTAAGGCATTTAAGATTGCGACGAAGCCATTTGTTCAGTGGCAACCCACCCCTAACACATCTCTAATACTTGACATAGCTTTACGTGTTTTGTTGCAGATGAACCTGTGGTCCGTGCACATGAACCCTCAGCTGTTCCCGGAGCCGGACAACTTCAACCCCGACAGGTTCCTGGATCAGGACGGAAACTTCGTCAAGCACGAGGAGCTCATCCCGTTTTCTGTAGGTGAGTGGTGTGGGTTTTCGGTATCAGGACGTTTCTGTACCATGAACAGTTCGACCCCCTAGCCAATAAGGACAGTTCGGCACCAGGATGACTCGGGTATATGGTTCGGGTAACGGTTAGGGCTGATATTAGGCTTATGATTATGATTGAGGTTAGACAGTTTGTCGAACTGTCCTGGACCTGGTGCCGAATCGCTCGGGTGGGCTTGGGGTCGAACTGTTCATCTGCATAGTAACGCCATGGAGTCCGTGAGCTCTCGCGACAACAGGCTTCAAATTCTCTCTATACAACACAAATTCTCGTGGATGTCCAAGGAAGGTAGCATATtaacaatgttgttgttgttgttgttgtccgcTGCAACACCGCTGTCTAGTCGGTTGATGGTCACATCTGCTTTTTTGGCAGTGATATGTCATATCAGATAAGAGCCTTTGTCCTTCTTTTTCAACTATTGTAATTCCTATACAGAAACGACTTTGTCGTGTCATCCTCAAGTAAATGTACAGTTTTGGCTTGTTATGGCGCTTTGTCATTTTCTGGAGCACCTAGCTTTTTCTTAAACAACCAGCCGTAGCCATACATATAAGCACCTTCCACGTTTTCATCACATTGGTCTTTTATCCATTGCTTCAGGTCCTCGAGTGTGTCTGGGCGAGCAGCTGGCCAAGATGGAGGGTTTCCTGCTCTTTGTTTACCTGATGCAGCGATTCACATTCAAACTGCCAGAGGGCGCCACTAACCTATCCACGGTCGGGACCATGACGGCTCTTGTAAACGCCCCACGTCCTTACGACCTGTGCGCCGTTCCACGACAGTAGGCTTCTACGgctgaaagaaaaattaaagttgaaatgattCTCAAAATGTGGTTGTCATATCTTGAGTCATAACGTTTGTAGAAACACGTACAAGAACACTTAAACAGCAGAAACCACACGACCACCCCTGTAACCAAGTGGACAACTCCTGAGAGGTATCCGCCCACACATAAAGCTAGAATAACTCGTTATAAACACATCAAACAGTCTCTTTTGACCTTTGAGTTTCGGGGAAGAAGCCACGACAACGTAACTCTCAGGTAAGGACTTACCGATGTGTAGTGTATCTTCCACATGCTGAGGTTTCCACTAATATGAAGATATCAGAATATTGGCCTTGTTTTCGTCCGCGTCTTTGGACGAAGTTTTTACAATGTTACTGACTTCAATGGTCTTCATGCTGATTTAAATGTTGTGCTAAGAAATGCTGAAGGACATGGAGCCGAAATTTGATAGATTTGTCCTGGGTTGACTTGTCATTAGAGGTTTGGGGAGACAGTTTGATAAAATGACgtaaaaatattttaaaaaaatattagCTTTTGACCTTCATAAGTAGGACACGAGAATAGATAGATTATATGACCAGGCAGACATGTTCTGAGTCTGAGCAACGAGGTTTAAAACTTCTAGGTCTGAGTCTGATTGTAAGCAAACCTTGTAAGGGTGTAACAGATGACCTTCACTGTCTTTTTATGTTGTGGCGATAAGTTGACTCTTGGTTTAGTAGCAAATAAAGCAGAACCTGTCTTATTGAATATGGAGGTAAAGTCTTGTGATGATCACgagatatgtgtgtttgttttaagGAAGGGTTATCGTGGGAAACATTAGATTATAAAATACGTATTACTAGTATCTTATTTCTGTGGACGACGTCTTTAGCTGTGTTTCTGCGCATACTGTGAATGGTTTCATCATAAATATTGGTAAATCACTACACAACCAAAGAGTTGATacctagccgacgtttcgacgacagtctgtcaccttcctcagggcaatacctTTTGTTTCCACTTCGCACTGTGACAAGGTGTTGCTTCGcgttgcagcagcgacacctagctttGCATCAcgttgcagcagcgacacctagctgcagtgtgaagcaGAACCAGGTTATGTTCATTGGCTGTGTACACCAAAATGTATGCACTCTTTATTGAGATC contains these protein-coding regions:
- the LOC136431226 gene encoding cytochrome P450 2U1-like — protein: MPYTTATLAEVHRINTVVPLSIPHSPSSETALNGYTIPAGTNILMNLWSVHMNPQLFPEPDNFNPDRFLDQDGNFVKHEELIPFSVGPRVCLGEQLAKMEGFLLFVYLMQRFTFKLPEGATNLSTVGTMTALVNAPRPYDLCAVPRQ